One window of Epinephelus fuscoguttatus linkage group LG9, E.fuscoguttatus.final_Chr_v1 genomic DNA carries:
- the anxa6 gene encoding annexin A6 isoform X2 gives MVFRGTITDAPDFDPSADAEALYNAMKGIGSDKEAILDLVTSRSNAQRQEVITAYKCNFGKDLIEDLKYELTGKFERLIVSLMRTPAYHDAKEIHDAVKGAGTNERCLIEVMASRNNKQIHEMVAAYKDAYGSDMEEDIIMDTSGHFKKMLVVLLQGTRDESGVVNADLVEQDAQELYAAGEEQWGTDEAKFIMILGNRSVTHLNMVFDAFEKIAEMSIEDSIKNELSGDFERLMLAVVQCVRSVPMFFAKRLYKSMKGLGTADNTLIRIMISRSEIDMLDIRECFRLRYEKSLYNMIKDDTSGDYKRTLLNLCGGDDDLAGEFFPEAAQIAYKMWELSAMTKVQLRPTVRPAPSFDPAADAQALRKAMKGFGTDEDAIIDIVTHRSNAQRQEIRQAFKSLLGRDLMKDLKSELSKNLERLIIGLMLTPAEFDAKMMRKAMEGAGTDEHALIEILVTRSNEEILAMNEAYQNAYKKSLEEAIQSDTSGHFCRILVSLVQGAREEGPADVERANADAQELADACNADSDEMEMKFMSILCTRSFPHLRRVFQEFVRCTNKDIEQIIKKEMSGDVKNSFYAIVRSVKNQPSYFADRLYKAMKGLGTDDRALIRIMVSRSEVDLFNIRKEFKETHDASLHEFIQGDTSGDYRKTLLILCGGED, from the exons ATG GTATTCAGAGGTACAATAACAGATGCTCCGGACTTTGATCCCAGCGCTGATGCCGAGGCCCTTTACAATGCTATGAAAGGCATCG GGAGTGATAAAGAGGCCATATTGGACCTGGTCACCTCAAGGAGCAACGCACAGAGGCAGGAAGTCATTACAGCGTACAAATGCAACTTTGGAAAG gacCTGATTGAGGACCTGAAGTATGAGCTCACAGGCAAATTTGAGCGTCTCATTGTCAGTCTGATGAGAACCCCAGCCTACCATGATGCCAAAGAAATCCATGATGCAGTCAAA GGAGCTGGAACAAACGAGAGATGCCTTATTGAAGTCATGGCATCTCGGAACAACAAACAGATACACGAGATGGTTGCAGCATACAAGGACG CCTATGGCAGTGACATGGAGGAGGATATCATCATGGACACGTCGGGTCACTTTAAGAAGATGCTGGTTGTTTTACTTCAG GGGACCAGAGATGAGTCAGGAGTGGTGAACGCAGACCTGGTGGAGCAGGATGCACAA GAACTGTATGCAGCAGGGGAAGAGCAGTGGGGGACTGACGAGGCCAAATTTATCATGATCCTGGGAAACCGTAGTGTGACCCACCTCAACATGG TTTTCGATGCATTCGAGAAGATTGCAGAGATGTCCATTGAGGACAGCATAAAGAATGAGCTGTCTGGGGACTTTGAGAGGCTGATGCTGGCTGTTG TCCAGTGTGTAAGGAGCGTTCCCATGTTCTTTGCCAAGCGCCTTTACAAGTCAATGAAG GGTCTCGGCACAGCTGACAACACCCTGATCAGGATCATGATCTCTCGCTCTGAAATAGACATGTTGGACATTCGGGAGTGTTTCCGTTTAAGATATGAGAAGTCACTTTATAACATGATTAAG GATGACACATCAGGAGATTACAAGAGGACTCTGCTGAATCTGTGTGGAGGAGATGATGA CTTAGCTGGAGAGTTCTTCCCTGAAGCTGCTCAGATAGCCTACAAGATGTGGGAATTAAGTGCCATGACCAAAGTCCAG CTGAGGCCAACAGTCCGCCCCGCACCCAGTTTTGACCCTGCTGCTGATGCACAAGCGCTGAGGAAAGCTATGAAGGGATTCG GAACAGACGAAGATGCAATCATTGACATTGTTACACACAGAAGCAACGCTCAGAGGCAAGAGATCAGACAGGCCTTCAAATCCCTACTGGGAAGG GATCTGATGAAGGACCTGAAGTCTGAGCTGTCAAAGAACTTGGAGAGGCTGATCATTGGGCTCATGTTGACTCCTGCAGAGTTTGATGCCAAAATGATGAGGAAGGCAATGGAG GGGGCTGGGACAGATGAACACGCTCTGATCGAGATCCTGGTCACCAGGAGCAATGAGGAAATACTTGCCATGAACGAAGCTTATCAGAATG CCTATAAGAAGTCTTTGGAGGAAGCCATTCAGTCAGACACATCAGGCCACTTCTGCCGCATCCTTGTTTCTCTCGTGCAG GGTGCAAGAGAGGAGGGACCTGCAGATGTGGAAAGAGCAAATGCAGATGCTCAG GAACTTGCCGACGCGTGCAATGCCGACTCTGATGAAATGGAGATGAAGTTCATGAGTATTCTGTGCACCAGAAGCTTTCCTCATCTTAGGAGAG TGTTCCAGGAGTTTGTCAGATGCACCAACAAGGACATTGAACAGATTATCAAGAAGGAGATGTCAGGAGATGTCAAAAATTCCTTTTATGCAATAG TTCGCAGTGTAAAGAACCAGCCGTCTTATTTTGCAGACCGTCTGTACAAAGCCATGAAG GGCCTTGGTACAGACGACAGAGCGCTGATCCGCATCATGGTGTCCCGTAGCGAGGTCGACCTTTTCAACATTCGTAAAGAGTTTAAGGAAACACATGATGCCTCCCTACATGAATTCATCCAG GGCGATACCTCGGGAGACTACCGTAAAACGCTGCTGATACTCTGCGGAGGGGAGGATTAA
- the anxa6 gene encoding annexin A6 isoform X1: MVFRGTITDAPDFDPSADAEALYNAMKGIGSDKEAILDLVTSRSNAQRQEVITAYKCNFGKDLIEDLKYELTGKFERLIVSLMRTPAYHDAKEIHDAVKGAGTNERCLIEVMASRNNKQIHEMVAAYKDAYGSDMEEDIIMDTSGHFKKMLVVLLQGTRDESGVVNADLVEQDAQELYAAGEEQWGTDEAKFIMILGNRSVTHLNMVFDAFEKIAEMSIEDSIKNELSGDFERLMLAVVQCVRSVPMFFAKRLYKSMKGLGTADNTLIRIMISRSEIDMLDIRECFRLRYEKSLYNMIKDDTSGDYKRTLLNLCGGDDDLAGEFFPEAAQIAYKMWELSAMTKVQLRPTVRPAPSFDPAADAQALRKAMKGFGTDEDAIIDIVTHRSNAQRQEIRQAFKSLLGRDLMKDLKSELSKNLERLIIGLMLTPAEFDAKMMRKAMEGAGTDEHALIEILVTRSNEEILAMNEAYQNAYKKSLEEAIQSDTSGHFCRILVSLVQGAREEGPADVERANADAQELADACNADSDEMEMKFMSILCTRSFPHLRRVFQEFVRCTNKDIEQIIKKEMSGDVKNSFYAIVRSVKNQPSYFADRLYKAMKGLGTDDRALIRIMVSRSEVDLFNIRKEFKETHDASLHEFIQVETMIGDTSGDYRKTLLILCGGED, encoded by the exons ATG GTATTCAGAGGTACAATAACAGATGCTCCGGACTTTGATCCCAGCGCTGATGCCGAGGCCCTTTACAATGCTATGAAAGGCATCG GGAGTGATAAAGAGGCCATATTGGACCTGGTCACCTCAAGGAGCAACGCACAGAGGCAGGAAGTCATTACAGCGTACAAATGCAACTTTGGAAAG gacCTGATTGAGGACCTGAAGTATGAGCTCACAGGCAAATTTGAGCGTCTCATTGTCAGTCTGATGAGAACCCCAGCCTACCATGATGCCAAAGAAATCCATGATGCAGTCAAA GGAGCTGGAACAAACGAGAGATGCCTTATTGAAGTCATGGCATCTCGGAACAACAAACAGATACACGAGATGGTTGCAGCATACAAGGACG CCTATGGCAGTGACATGGAGGAGGATATCATCATGGACACGTCGGGTCACTTTAAGAAGATGCTGGTTGTTTTACTTCAG GGGACCAGAGATGAGTCAGGAGTGGTGAACGCAGACCTGGTGGAGCAGGATGCACAA GAACTGTATGCAGCAGGGGAAGAGCAGTGGGGGACTGACGAGGCCAAATTTATCATGATCCTGGGAAACCGTAGTGTGACCCACCTCAACATGG TTTTCGATGCATTCGAGAAGATTGCAGAGATGTCCATTGAGGACAGCATAAAGAATGAGCTGTCTGGGGACTTTGAGAGGCTGATGCTGGCTGTTG TCCAGTGTGTAAGGAGCGTTCCCATGTTCTTTGCCAAGCGCCTTTACAAGTCAATGAAG GGTCTCGGCACAGCTGACAACACCCTGATCAGGATCATGATCTCTCGCTCTGAAATAGACATGTTGGACATTCGGGAGTGTTTCCGTTTAAGATATGAGAAGTCACTTTATAACATGATTAAG GATGACACATCAGGAGATTACAAGAGGACTCTGCTGAATCTGTGTGGAGGAGATGATGA CTTAGCTGGAGAGTTCTTCCCTGAAGCTGCTCAGATAGCCTACAAGATGTGGGAATTAAGTGCCATGACCAAAGTCCAG CTGAGGCCAACAGTCCGCCCCGCACCCAGTTTTGACCCTGCTGCTGATGCACAAGCGCTGAGGAAAGCTATGAAGGGATTCG GAACAGACGAAGATGCAATCATTGACATTGTTACACACAGAAGCAACGCTCAGAGGCAAGAGATCAGACAGGCCTTCAAATCCCTACTGGGAAGG GATCTGATGAAGGACCTGAAGTCTGAGCTGTCAAAGAACTTGGAGAGGCTGATCATTGGGCTCATGTTGACTCCTGCAGAGTTTGATGCCAAAATGATGAGGAAGGCAATGGAG GGGGCTGGGACAGATGAACACGCTCTGATCGAGATCCTGGTCACCAGGAGCAATGAGGAAATACTTGCCATGAACGAAGCTTATCAGAATG CCTATAAGAAGTCTTTGGAGGAAGCCATTCAGTCAGACACATCAGGCCACTTCTGCCGCATCCTTGTTTCTCTCGTGCAG GGTGCAAGAGAGGAGGGACCTGCAGATGTGGAAAGAGCAAATGCAGATGCTCAG GAACTTGCCGACGCGTGCAATGCCGACTCTGATGAAATGGAGATGAAGTTCATGAGTATTCTGTGCACCAGAAGCTTTCCTCATCTTAGGAGAG TGTTCCAGGAGTTTGTCAGATGCACCAACAAGGACATTGAACAGATTATCAAGAAGGAGATGTCAGGAGATGTCAAAAATTCCTTTTATGCAATAG TTCGCAGTGTAAAGAACCAGCCGTCTTATTTTGCAGACCGTCTGTACAAAGCCATGAAG GGCCTTGGTACAGACGACAGAGCGCTGATCCGCATCATGGTGTCCCGTAGCGAGGTCGACCTTTTCAACATTCGTAAAGAGTTTAAGGAAACACATGATGCCTCCCTACATGAATTCATCCAGGTAGAAACTATGATT GGCGATACCTCGGGAGACTACCGTAAAACGCTGCTGATACTCTGCGGAGGGGAGGATTAA